A genome region from Defluviimonas aquaemixtae includes the following:
- a CDS encoding peroxiredoxin-like family protein, with product MTVLSLAEELNACTHRCRTMDAPLGERLSAMADDVRRLAPDFADIVDRMVDRLRRGGAGEGAPDVGDKLPPFVLPDETGRLVSLTKLLAGGKLVVAFHRGHWCPYCRIGAAALAGIEPEVRAMGAHMVIITPETEKYNKTLKTDAGANFPYLSDIDCGYALELNLAIMINDEKRDAMKSAGWDIAKFHNCENWILPIPATFVLDEAGIVRGCFVDPDYRKRMDVDDLLAALGEQPRAASIAV from the coding sequence ATGACCGTCCTCTCGCTCGCGGAAGAACTCAATGCGTGCACGCACCGCTGTCGCACGATGGATGCGCCGCTTGGCGAGCGTCTCAGCGCGATGGCGGACGACGTGCGCCGCCTTGCGCCGGATTTCGCGGACATCGTGGACCGGATGGTGGACAGGCTTCGGCGCGGCGGCGCCGGCGAGGGGGCGCCGGACGTCGGAGACAAGTTGCCGCCTTTCGTGCTGCCCGACGAGACCGGCCGATTGGTCAGCCTCACAAAGCTGCTCGCGGGCGGAAAGCTGGTCGTCGCCTTCCATCGCGGGCACTGGTGTCCCTATTGCCGGATCGGCGCCGCCGCTCTCGCCGGGATCGAGCCGGAAGTGCGCGCGATGGGCGCGCATATGGTGATCATCACGCCCGAGACGGAAAAGTACAACAAGACGCTCAAGACCGACGCGGGGGCGAACTTTCCCTACTTGTCGGATATCGACTGCGGCTACGCGCTCGAACTCAACCTCGCGATCATGATCAACGACGAGAAGCGCGACGCCATGAAGAGTGCCGGCTGGGACATTGCGAAGTTCCACAACTGCGAGAACTGGATCCTGCCGATACCGGCGACCTTCGTTTTGGACGAGGCAGGAATCGTCCGTGGCTGTTTCGTCGATCCCGACTACCGCAAGCGGATGGACGTCGACGACCTGCTCGCCGCCCTGGGCGAGCAACCGCG
- a CDS encoding LysR family transcriptional regulator — translation MELHQIRYFLALSKRLNFTKAAEDCNVSQPALSRAIAQLEAELGGHLFRRERKLTHLTEFGRAILTPLRECYEANLNAKELARRFHAGGHAPLSIALSRSIDLALLTPMLAELGEAFPNIEIKMFRGTAEEITDRLKKGESEIAVSEPLSEFWDRIESKQLFEQEFGLLITRNHRLAKKNEIEIIDLSDAHLLGLPNSVLTETLQQRFREMGITSAIWHEVSLLDDIPGLVRANLGLGIWPSDRKYDGDLLVSHIRECPMSRCVQVYTVFGRQHSAAAKTFINLLRANDWSDGSPYRRTGEEAMS, via the coding sequence ATGGAACTTCACCAGATTCGTTATTTTCTCGCGCTGTCGAAAAGGCTCAATTTCACCAAGGCGGCAGAGGACTGCAACGTGTCGCAGCCCGCCCTGTCGCGCGCGATCGCCCAGCTCGAGGCGGAGCTCGGCGGCCATCTCTTTCGCCGGGAACGGAAGCTCACGCATCTGACCGAATTCGGTCGTGCGATCCTGACCCCGCTTCGCGAATGCTACGAGGCGAACCTGAATGCGAAGGAACTGGCCCGGCGATTCCACGCCGGCGGCCACGCGCCACTCTCCATCGCGCTGTCGCGCTCGATCGACCTCGCGCTCCTGACCCCGATGCTCGCCGAACTGGGCGAGGCGTTCCCGAACATCGAGATCAAGATGTTCCGCGGCACGGCGGAGGAGATCACGGACCGTCTGAAGAAAGGCGAGTCCGAGATCGCGGTGTCCGAACCCCTCTCGGAGTTCTGGGACCGGATCGAGTCCAAACAGCTGTTCGAACAGGAATTCGGGCTTCTGATCACCCGCAACCACCGTCTCGCGAAGAAGAACGAGATCGAGATCATCGACCTGTCCGACGCGCACTTGCTGGGCCTGCCCAACAGCGTCCTGACCGAGACCCTGCAGCAGCGGTTCCGGGAGATGGGCATCACGAGCGCGATCTGGCACGAGGTGAGCCTGCTCGACGATATTCCGGGCCTGGTCCGGGCCAATCTCGGCCTTGGGATCTGGCCGTCCGACCGGAAGTACGACGGCGATCTCCTCGTCAGCCATATCCGGGAATGCCCGATGTCACGATGCGTCCAGGTCTACACCGTCTTCGGGCGCCAGCATTCGGCCGCAGCCAAGACTTTCATCAATCTTCTGCGTGCAAACGACTGGTCGGATGGGTCACCGTATCGGCGCACTGGGGAGGAGGCGATGTCATGA
- a CDS encoding NAD(P)/FAD-dependent oxidoreductase, giving the protein MDDQLKFLNQSAMSEQRRRPRVVILGAGFGGLSAAKALKSANADVVILDRHNYHLFQPLLYQVATAGLSPNQIATPIRQILSRQRNATVLMDRVVDVDLDTSEVVTPARRIGFDFLIVATGARHAYFGHDDWEAVAPGLKKIDEATDIRKRLLLAFEVAENTADAEMRQVALTFVVVGGGPTGVEMAGAIAELARNTIMRDFRNINTCDTRVVLVEAGPRLLPSFPEKLSASAEAQLRKLKVEVIRGDPVVECSASGVRLQSGAEFDAAMIVWGAGVMASPAARWLKSDADRAGRVIVGPDLRLPGHPNILVIGDTAAITDAAGHVVPGVAPAAKQMGQHAARAVVAMIAGRKYPPFVYRNYGNLATIGRKAAVADFGRLRLAGFAAWLVWGFVHVGFLIGFRNRISVMLDWAWSYFTFGRGARLITGDDR; this is encoded by the coding sequence AAGTTCCTCAATCAGTCGGCCATGAGCGAGCAGCGCAGGCGCCCGCGCGTCGTCATTCTGGGCGCGGGATTCGGCGGGCTCAGCGCGGCCAAGGCGCTGAAGAGCGCCAATGCCGACGTGGTCATCCTCGACCGGCACAACTACCACCTCTTTCAGCCGCTGCTCTATCAGGTCGCCACGGCCGGTCTGTCGCCGAACCAGATCGCGACGCCGATCCGGCAGATCCTGTCGCGGCAACGGAACGCGACGGTCCTGATGGATCGCGTCGTCGATGTCGATCTCGACACGTCCGAGGTCGTCACGCCCGCGCGGCGCATCGGCTTCGATTTCCTGATCGTCGCGACGGGCGCGCGCCATGCCTATTTCGGCCATGACGACTGGGAAGCCGTCGCCCCCGGCCTGAAGAAGATCGACGAGGCCACCGACATCCGCAAGCGCCTGCTGCTCGCCTTCGAAGTGGCGGAGAATACCGCGGACGCCGAGATGCGGCAGGTCGCGCTCACCTTCGTCGTGGTAGGCGGCGGCCCGACCGGCGTCGAAATGGCCGGCGCCATAGCCGAGCTCGCACGCAACACGATCATGCGCGACTTCCGCAACATCAATACATGCGACACCCGGGTCGTGCTGGTTGAGGCGGGCCCACGTCTCTTGCCGAGCTTTCCCGAGAAGCTGTCCGCCTCTGCTGAGGCGCAGCTACGAAAGCTCAAGGTCGAGGTCATCAGGGGCGATCCCGTGGTCGAGTGCAGCGCGAGCGGCGTGAGGCTGCAAAGCGGTGCTGAATTCGATGCCGCGATGATCGTCTGGGGCGCGGGCGTTATGGCATCGCCCGCCGCGAGGTGGCTCAAATCCGATGCCGACCGCGCAGGCCGCGTCATCGTCGGCCCGGATCTGCGCCTGCCCGGGCATCCCAACATTCTGGTTATTGGCGACACTGCTGCTATCACTGATGCGGCCGGACACGTGGTGCCCGGCGTCGCGCCGGCCGCCAAGCAGATGGGACAGCACGCGGCGCGCGCAGTCGTGGCGATGATCGCCGGCAGGAAATACCCGCCATTCGTCTACCGGAACTACGGAAACCTCGCCACGATTGGGCGGAAAGCCGCCGTCGCCGATTTCGGCCGGCTCCGCCTGGCCGGCTTCGCCGCGTGGCTGGTCTGGGGCTTCGTCCATGTCGGCTTTCTGATCGGTTTCCGCAACCGGATCAGCGTGATGCTCGACTGGGCCTGGTCGTACTTCACCTTCGGCCGCGGCGCGCGCCTCATCACGGGCGACGACCGATGA